The following proteins are encoded in a genomic region of Gimesia algae:
- a CDS encoding ABC transporter codes for MKFQLVLQFNGAVISDYDSLVDLESVLIDQIQVDGKTIVDGHDFGSSEMNLFMTVDDPAKVLSQIRTQIEHPLMNRFKAGYRPVSEDGFHAIWPESLHEFSIK; via the coding sequence ATGAAATTTCAACTTGTACTTCAATTTAATGGAGCCGTAATCTCTGATTACGATTCACTCGTTGATCTGGAATCAGTACTCATCGATCAAATCCAGGTGGACGGAAAGACCATCGTTGACGGTCATGATTTCGGCAGTTCGGAAATGAACCTGTTTATGACCGTTGATGATCCGGCAAAAGTATTGAGTCAGATCCGGACGCAGATTGAACATCCGCTGATGAACCGTTTCAAAGCCGGTTATCGCCCTGTATCTGAAGATGGATTTCATGCAATCTGGCCTGAATCGCTGCATGAGTTCTCGATCAAATGA
- a CDS encoding class I SAM-dependent methyltransferase, protein MTTDTAFTFGWETTAHFECRLQEMINQGSLTLMLSIGYRTGLFEVLGTLDAASCEEIAERAGLKPQYVKDWLEVMTTGGILEHDSLFQTYRLPAEQAALLLQRGRTHSYATSVQWVSLSGKLEDEIVTCFREGGPLPSDLFTQLQSQLAEDNSVSIMNGLFQHVLPLVPSLIMQLCEGRDVLDLGCGCGNTLIELARMFPASRFSGYDSSSTLIEKARRTAEEEQIENVTFIQRELSEIHAIDAFDLVTAFDVLQDQAQPFRILDQVLTALRPEGLFLMQDLARSRSREINLQNPLSTLMFSLSCLRSMVNAEQDQTADGSRWCQEIALQTLQEAGFTSIDVHTLPHDLVNDYYVARKPPRPVA, encoded by the coding sequence ATGACAACTGACACGGCTTTCACATTCGGCTGGGAAACGACGGCTCACTTTGAGTGCCGTCTGCAAGAGATGATTAATCAAGGAAGCCTGACTTTGATGCTTTCGATAGGTTACCGAACCGGTTTATTCGAAGTGCTGGGAACACTGGACGCGGCGAGCTGTGAAGAAATTGCAGAGCGTGCCGGCCTGAAACCACAGTATGTCAAGGACTGGCTGGAAGTAATGACGACAGGCGGGATTCTGGAGCATGATTCGCTCTTCCAGACTTACCGTCTGCCTGCTGAGCAAGCTGCGTTGTTGCTGCAACGTGGAAGAACGCATTCTTACGCAACCAGTGTGCAATGGGTGTCCCTGTCTGGCAAGCTTGAGGATGAGATTGTGACCTGCTTCCGCGAAGGAGGTCCGCTGCCTTCGGACCTGTTTACTCAACTGCAGTCACAGCTTGCGGAAGATAATTCCGTTTCGATCATGAACGGTCTGTTTCAACATGTATTGCCCCTTGTTCCCAGTCTGATCATGCAGTTGTGTGAAGGCCGTGATGTATTGGACCTGGGTTGTGGATGTGGTAATACGCTGATCGAACTGGCCCGCATGTTTCCTGCCAGTCGTTTTTCAGGCTATGACAGTTCTTCGACTCTGATTGAGAAAGCCCGACGAACTGCAGAGGAAGAGCAGATTGAGAATGTAACTTTTATTCAGCGCGAACTGTCAGAAATTCACGCGATTGATGCCTTTGATCTGGTTACGGCTTTTGATGTACTGCAGGATCAGGCTCAGCCGTTTCGTATTCTGGACCAGGTCTTGACCGCCTTGCGACCGGAAGGACTTTTTCTGATGCAGGATCTGGCGCGCTCTCGAAGCAGAGAGATCAACCTGCAGAATCCGCTGTCTACTCTGATGTTCTCCCTGTCCTGTCTGCGGAGCATGGTAAACGCAGAGCAGGATCAGACTGCCGATGGTTCCCGCTGGTGTCAGGAAATCGCGTTGCAGACATTACAGGAGGCAGGCTTCACTTCGATCGACGTTCATACGCTGCCCCATGATCTGGTCAATGACTATTATGTCGCCAGAAAACCACCGAGGCCTGTCGCCTGA
- a CDS encoding HEAT repeat domain-containing protein yields the protein MASSISKTFDVLAQSRNSHAVNALILALDVENPEIREQAVFALLQQQSSRGLVEVIRRYPTHTAGIRKLLETHSNALDAAIRQCLLHGNRELQYCGLEFVRLTSDFKQISSIISLFENKRLVNHQPDLTSQTLRYLVGRLYEYFLNPSVDSVYSRAFLKNAKEIRRDNLNALVAATEHLQEFDRPEEIMESLLILGNVEDPAIRKVLWNSHEDIRRLVEQVLKQSKHIGVMQLICDFTEVNYPNAKALEAISTRDDPEFIAHLLRWLPEKTTDLQHSNFRQIDQVIWLRADRQDFSRIPQVLQVALIRLISLLNLDIASKKQAQKWMLQHGTPAAKEAAIDMLRNLDTAEVTEMVLESLDSEDPIQQAWATCQLRSQHVPDAMNLLINKIDSPVEEVREAARQELASFDVEYVLEHFEEFNSQVCPSVGKLLQKLNPRCIVDLSRAMSHPLRKRRIKAARCAHALKLHDQVVPALAALLEDSDDLVRRTSAEILATISNSAARQSLATLVNDENSRIREIVVKALQRPLTQEQPDLNQVEGTSET from the coding sequence ATGGCTTCATCAATCTCTAAAACTTTTGACGTTCTTGCGCAGAGCCGAAATTCTCATGCAGTAAACGCATTGATTCTGGCTCTCGACGTCGAAAATCCGGAAATTCGCGAGCAGGCCGTCTTCGCTTTACTGCAGCAGCAGAGTTCACGCGGACTGGTCGAAGTGATTCGGCGGTACCCCACCCATACTGCCGGTATCCGTAAACTGCTGGAGACTCATTCGAATGCACTCGATGCTGCCATTCGGCAATGCCTGCTGCACGGCAATCGCGAACTGCAGTACTGCGGTCTGGAATTTGTCCGTCTTACCAGTGATTTTAAACAGATCTCCTCAATCATCTCTTTGTTTGAAAATAAACGGCTGGTTAATCATCAGCCGGATCTGACATCACAAACCCTCCGTTACCTGGTAGGCAGGCTCTACGAATACTTTCTGAATCCCTCGGTCGATTCCGTCTACTCCCGTGCGTTCCTGAAAAATGCAAAAGAGATCAGGCGTGACAATCTCAACGCACTCGTCGCAGCAACCGAACATCTGCAGGAATTCGATCGTCCTGAAGAAATCATGGAAAGCCTGCTGATTCTGGGCAATGTCGAAGATCCTGCCATCAGAAAGGTACTCTGGAACTCGCACGAAGATATCCGGCGACTGGTGGAACAGGTACTGAAACAAAGTAAACACATCGGCGTCATGCAGCTCATTTGTGACTTTACGGAAGTGAATTATCCGAATGCGAAAGCGCTGGAAGCGATCTCAACGCGCGACGACCCCGAATTCATCGCCCATCTGTTGCGCTGGCTGCCGGAAAAAACGACCGACTTGCAGCACTCGAATTTCAGGCAGATTGATCAGGTGATCTGGCTCCGTGCCGATCGCCAGGATTTCAGTCGCATACCCCAGGTTCTGCAGGTCGCTTTGATTCGATTGATCAGCCTGCTCAACCTCGATATCGCCAGCAAAAAACAGGCCCAAAAATGGATGCTACAGCATGGGACGCCTGCCGCAAAAGAAGCCGCCATCGATATGCTGCGGAACCTGGATACCGCCGAAGTCACGGAAATGGTCCTGGAAAGTCTGGATTCGGAAGATCCCATTCAGCAGGCCTGGGCTACCTGCCAGCTCCGGTCGCAGCATGTCCCGGATGCCATGAATCTGCTGATTAATAAAATTGACAGTCCGGTAGAAGAAGTCCGTGAAGCAGCGCGGCAGGAACTGGCCAGTTTTGACGTCGAGTATGTCCTCGAACATTTTGAAGAATTCAATTCTCAGGTCTGTCCCTCGGTGGGAAAGCTGCTGCAGAAACTGAATCCGCGGTGCATCGTCGATTTGAGCCGCGCCATGTCACACCCACTGCGGAAACGGCGTATCAAGGCGGCCCGTTGTGCCCATGCTTTGAAATTACATGATCAGGTAGTACCCGCACTGGCGGCGCTGCTGGAAGATTCCGATGATCTGGTTCGCAGAACCAGTGCGGAAATTCTAGCCACCATCTCGAATTCCGCCGCGCGACAGTCATTGGCAACACTGGTGAATGATGAAAATTCGCGCATCCGGGAAATCGTCGTTAAAGCACTGCAGAGACCGCTGACGCAGGAACAACCCGATCTGAATCAGGTGGAAGGGACAAGCGAAACATGA
- a CDS encoding sugar phosphate isomerase/epimerase family protein — MKPGYNTNGLAFHRWDDAIRLLAETGYQSVALTIDHYCLNPYAADLDCRLQEMQSLLQKFQLSSVIETGARFLLDPREKHEPTLLTADPKARVRRVDFLKRCVDLAAFLKSDAVSFWAGQLKEDLPREAALDRLAAGCRELIAYAAEKEVRLAFEPEPGMLIETLQDFAELNERVSHPSFGLTVDIGHLQCMGELPISQSLAPWKDRIFNIHIEDMVQGEHDHLRFGAGDIDFPDVIQGLRQIEYPGGLHVELSRHSHMAPDVVRESYAFLTDLIQAG, encoded by the coding sequence GTGAAACCGGGATACAACACGAATGGTCTGGCCTTTCATCGCTGGGATGACGCCATCCGTCTACTGGCAGAGACCGGTTATCAGTCGGTGGCGCTGACCATCGATCATTACTGTCTGAATCCTTACGCTGCCGATCTGGATTGCCGGCTGCAGGAAATGCAGTCGCTGCTCCAGAAGTTTCAGCTATCTTCGGTCATCGAAACTGGTGCCCGGTTCCTGCTGGATCCGCGAGAGAAACATGAGCCAACCTTATTGACCGCCGATCCAAAGGCCCGCGTCCGACGTGTCGATTTTCTGAAGCGCTGCGTTGACCTGGCTGCTTTTCTCAAATCCGATGCGGTTTCTTTCTGGGCGGGTCAGCTGAAAGAAGACCTGCCTCGTGAAGCCGCTTTGGACCGACTGGCAGCAGGCTGCCGCGAACTCATCGCGTATGCCGCTGAGAAAGAAGTCCGGCTGGCGTTTGAGCCGGAACCGGGCATGCTGATTGAAACGCTGCAGGACTTCGCAGAGTTGAATGAACGCGTCAGTCATCCCAGTTTCGGCCTGACCGTTGATATCGGACATCTGCAGTGTATGGGAGAGCTGCCGATCAGCCAGTCTCTGGCGCCCTGGAAAGATCGGATCTTCAATATCCATATTGAAGACATGGTCCAGGGAGAACACGATCATCTGAGGTTCGGCGCAGGCGACATCGATTTTCCGGATGTCATTCAAGGGCTGCGACAGATAGAATATCCCGGCGGCCTGCACGTCGAATTGAGCCGTCACAGTCACATGGCTCCAGATGTCGTCCGTGAGTCGTACGCGTTTCTGACGGACCTCATCCAGGCTGGCTGA
- a CDS encoding 3-keto-disaccharide hydrolase, with the protein MNQYRASNCFNVCTGLMAALLVSSLIGNSSAYSGEKTAETEEGWVELFNGKDLTGWTVAEGGPFEVKDGVIEVTGKRSHLFTNKEYKNFEFKADVKTTPGSNSGIFFHTKFQEEGWPTQGYESQVNVSHKDPVKTGSLYNRVKLFKTPAKDNEWWTQHIIVNGRHVIVKINDQTVVDYTEPEGATGSPSLGEKGSFALQAHDPKSVVYYKNIRVKPLAD; encoded by the coding sequence ATGAACCAATACCGCGCTAGCAACTGTTTTAATGTATGTACCGGACTGATGGCGGCGCTGCTCGTCTCGTCCCTGATTGGAAACAGCAGTGCCTACTCAGGTGAGAAGACCGCTGAAACTGAAGAGGGCTGGGTCGAGTTGTTTAACGGTAAAGATCTCACTGGCTGGACTGTCGCCGAAGGGGGACCCTTTGAAGTGAAAGATGGCGTGATCGAAGTCACGGGGAAACGCTCGCATCTCTTCACCAACAAAGAGTACAAAAACTTTGAGTTCAAAGCAGATGTGAAAACGACTCCGGGCAGCAACTCGGGTATTTTCTTCCACACTAAATTCCAGGAAGAAGGCTGGCCGACACAGGGATATGAATCACAGGTCAACGTGAGTCACAAAGATCCTGTCAAAACCGGCAGTCTCTATAACCGGGTCAAACTGTTTAAAACACCCGCCAAAGATAACGAATGGTGGACTCAGCATATTATCGTCAACGGTCGTCATGTCATTGTTAAAATCAATGATCAAACGGTCGTCGATTACACCGAGCCGGAAGGTGCGACCGGCTCTCCTTCACTGGGTGAAAAAGGGAGCTTTGCACTGCAGGCCCATGATCCCAAAAGCGTCGTGTATTACAAAAATATCCGTGTCAAACCACTGGCTGACTGA
- a CDS encoding vWA domain-containing protein produces the protein MAQARDYSAFFTSLIVHAVILLGMGLIHHQLTDSQPEVAIETIFDEERDHAEFEQVLETNLEVSENLSVTSGGMVSTNVGASTAPAVSSQKIETSESLKEPEIKINAGEITAPGDDILGQDLGVGEVTGEVGAVVAGYGSAMSRISKELIRIMREEKIMVVWLFDESGSMKDDQKEIRDNFNKIYGELGIAAKQESKTRDRDQTLLTSILSYGATVHVHTPKPTTDLKEVQDAINKIPTDETGLENMCETVSATLDKYALMARKTDRRLCLVLVTDESGDDGSKVEDVITRAKRLKTPIYILGRESVFGYPYARQIWRDPVYNLRHWIRINRGPETAFPEALQYDGLHGRWDAFSAGFGPYEQVRIARETGGIFFVLPGKEGELGGAGSTADRQFRFQDMKEYQPLLLARRDYDAERSASKFRTSIWKVIATLNPHLDKQLNIRELYYPIKQKEFYEVGSKEVPKAIRAMGLLQLAVGILESVEPLRAQEKSSRWRAAYDLALAQCLAYRVRLFQYCLAMDQHAKNMPELKEKKSNVWNVYRRKKMLPPDPEQVKLTKVSTEELDKQLKKAEAQYKLVMKEHAGTPWAQRAQYELGQGFGMYFKEGFRDPRYDKVGKDIKIPKL, from the coding sequence ATGGCTCAGGCGCGAGATTATTCCGCTTTCTTCACCTCTTTAATTGTACACGCGGTGATTCTGCTGGGGATGGGGTTGATACACCATCAACTGACAGACAGTCAGCCGGAAGTGGCGATCGAAACGATCTTCGACGAGGAACGTGATCACGCTGAGTTCGAACAGGTGCTGGAAACCAATCTGGAAGTTTCCGAGAACCTGAGTGTGACGTCTGGCGGGATGGTTTCCACTAACGTCGGGGCTTCCACAGCGCCTGCCGTTTCTTCACAGAAGATCGAGACATCAGAAAGCCTGAAAGAACCTGAAATCAAAATCAACGCGGGCGAGATCACAGCGCCCGGCGATGACATCCTCGGCCAGGACCTGGGAGTGGGTGAAGTCACCGGTGAAGTGGGGGCTGTCGTAGCAGGCTACGGGTCAGCCATGAGCCGGATTTCCAAAGAACTGATCCGCATCATGCGGGAAGAAAAAATTATGGTTGTCTGGCTGTTCGATGAGTCGGGCAGTATGAAAGACGACCAGAAAGAAATCCGAGATAACTTCAATAAAATTTACGGCGAACTGGGGATCGCTGCCAAACAGGAATCAAAAACCCGTGATCGGGATCAGACACTGCTGACATCCATTCTGAGTTATGGCGCCACAGTCCATGTCCACACGCCCAAACCCACGACCGACCTGAAAGAAGTTCAGGACGCAATTAACAAAATTCCGACCGATGAAACCGGTCTGGAAAACATGTGTGAGACCGTTTCCGCCACACTCGATAAGTACGCCCTTATGGCCCGGAAAACCGATCGTCGGCTCTGTCTCGTCCTGGTCACCGATGAATCAGGCGATGATGGCAGCAAGGTGGAAGACGTCATTACCCGTGCCAAACGCCTCAAAACGCCCATTTACATCCTCGGGCGGGAATCGGTCTTCGGCTATCCTTATGCCCGCCAGATCTGGAGAGATCCGGTCTATAATCTAAGACACTGGATTCGGATCAATCGTGGTCCGGAAACCGCGTTTCCTGAAGCATTGCAGTACGATGGTCTGCATGGTCGCTGGGACGCATTCTCTGCGGGCTTCGGACCTTACGAACAGGTGCGTATCGCCCGTGAAACCGGGGGGATCTTCTTCGTCCTGCCCGGAAAAGAAGGGGAACTGGGAGGCGCCGGCAGTACCGCTGATCGGCAATTCCGTTTCCAGGATATGAAAGAGTATCAACCGCTCCTGCTGGCTCGTCGTGATTACGATGCAGAACGCAGCGCCAGTAAGTTTCGTACTTCCATCTGGAAGGTGATTGCCACACTCAATCCACATCTGGATAAACAATTAAACATCAGAGAGCTCTATTATCCAATCAAGCAGAAAGAGTTTTATGAAGTCGGCAGTAAAGAAGTTCCCAAGGCGATCCGCGCCATGGGGCTGCTGCAGCTCGCCGTCGGTATTCTGGAATCCGTTGAGCCGCTACGGGCGCAGGAAAAATCATCCCGCTGGCGTGCCGCCTACGACCTGGCGCTGGCACAATGTCTGGCCTATCGCGTACGTCTGTTTCAGTACTGTCTGGCCATGGATCAGCACGCGAAAAATATGCCGGAACTTAAAGAGAAAAAAAGTAATGTCTGGAATGTCTATCGACGTAAAAAAATGCTGCCTCCCGATCCAGAGCAGGTCAAGCTGACAAAGGTCAGCACCGAAGAGCTGGATAAGCAGTTGAAGAAGGCGGAAGCACAGTACAAACTTGTAATGAAAGAGCACGCGGGAACCCCCTGGGCACAACGGGCTCAGTATGAGCTAGGACAGGGGTTTGGAATGTATTTCAAAGAAGGATTTCGTGATCCGCGATACGACAAAGTCGGAAAAGATATCAAAATTCCCAAGCTGTAA
- a CDS encoding vWA domain-containing protein gives MSVVNSTREVHVEEIVDVEPHNWLNLKEVPAWLISLGVHLLILFMLASFTRITLLDSENAIISSIEELDDNSFKLDPTIQDVVGSAGDTALMTQSMAAAPQTSVEQQQAMQEQLETEIEAPEPIIDDLMTQPAKEELMAAVEVSGETDRPDGGVAGAIDRLTLEIAAAAKEKKLLVVWLFDVSPSVSKRRNEIADRFENVYKQLGLLDAAEDDSSLRTAVAAFGDTTQFITKDPVSDVKEVVSQIRSIKEDTTGNENVFSAVTQIAKRYRSYKKQGRRNMMVIVVTDEAGTDDKTNLEDAISATKREGIKCYVVGNAAPFGQREVTVNFEIEPGVFVPAVSETGPETVAAERIKLPFWGQSSYDIKEISSGYGPYALTRLCAETNGIYFITEETSGPKFEPADMRAYHPDYISIRDYENSINKNMAKRALVMAATATRNSKRRIPTLTLEFPANTDNALRQAITVAQKPVSELDYGLNELQVLLEQGLKDRPKISEPRWRANYDLALGRVLAARVRAFGYNTILADMKSSPKTFEKKENNAWRLVPAEDVRSSPTVRKLGKQAQEILNGLIDEHPGTPWAYLAAKELDKPLGWSWQEMKLNLDPQGNRVRKPNPRFEEEQRKRKEALKKRGVNGNQPLKI, from the coding sequence GTGAGTGTTGTCAATTCCACCCGGGAAGTTCATGTCGAAGAAATTGTAGACGTTGAACCTCACAACTGGTTGAACCTGAAGGAAGTTCCCGCCTGGCTGATCAGTCTGGGGGTTCACTTGCTCATCCTGTTCATGCTGGCAAGCTTCACGCGCATCACGCTGCTTGATTCTGAAAACGCGATCATCTCTTCGATTGAAGAGCTTGATGATAATTCGTTTAAACTTGATCCCACGATCCAGGACGTTGTCGGCTCCGCGGGTGATACCGCACTGATGACCCAGTCCATGGCTGCGGCGCCACAGACATCAGTCGAACAGCAGCAGGCGATGCAGGAACAGCTCGAAACGGAAATAGAAGCCCCCGAGCCCATCATTGATGACCTGATGACTCAACCCGCCAAAGAAGAACTGATGGCTGCGGTTGAAGTCTCTGGGGAAACCGACCGACCCGATGGCGGAGTCGCCGGCGCGATCGACCGCCTGACACTCGAAATCGCAGCCGCTGCCAAGGAAAAGAAACTGCTGGTCGTCTGGCTGTTTGATGTTTCTCCTTCCGTCAGCAAGCGACGTAATGAGATCGCCGACCGGTTTGAAAACGTCTACAAGCAACTGGGGCTGCTGGATGCAGCGGAAGACGATAGCTCACTGAGAACCGCGGTCGCCGCCTTCGGTGACACGACCCAGTTCATCACGAAAGATCCGGTCAGCGACGTCAAAGAAGTTGTCTCGCAGATCCGATCGATTAAAGAAGATACAACCGGTAACGAAAATGTGTTTTCAGCCGTCACTCAGATCGCCAAACGCTATCGCTCTTATAAAAAGCAGGGCCGTCGTAACATGATGGTGATTGTGGTGACGGACGAAGCGGGCACCGATGACAAAACCAATCTGGAAGATGCTATTTCAGCGACTAAACGTGAAGGGATTAAATGTTATGTCGTCGGAAATGCAGCCCCCTTCGGCCAGCGTGAAGTGACTGTCAATTTCGAAATCGAACCAGGAGTCTTTGTTCCCGCTGTTTCTGAAACCGGACCGGAAACGGTCGCGGCAGAACGTATTAAATTGCCTTTCTGGGGACAGAGCAGCTATGACATCAAGGAGATCTCTTCTGGCTATGGTCCTTATGCGTTGACACGTCTGTGTGCAGAAACCAATGGGATCTATTTCATCACTGAAGAAACCAGTGGACCCAAATTTGAACCAGCCGACATGCGGGCCTATCACCCCGACTATATTTCCATTCGTGATTACGAGAATAGTATCAATAAAAATATGGCAAAGCGGGCTCTGGTCATGGCGGCGACTGCCACCCGCAACTCAAAACGGAGGATTCCGACCCTCACACTGGAATTCCCGGCCAATACCGATAATGCGTTACGACAGGCGATCACGGTTGCACAAAAACCTGTTTCCGAACTCGACTACGGGCTCAATGAGCTGCAGGTGCTTCTGGAACAGGGGCTGAAAGATCGTCCCAAGATCAGCGAACCCCGCTGGCGGGCCAATTACGACCTGGCTCTGGGACGTGTACTGGCAGCACGCGTGCGGGCTTTTGGATACAATACCATATTGGCAGATATGAAGAGCAGCCCGAAAACATTTGAGAAAAAAGAGAATAACGCCTGGCGACTGGTGCCCGCAGAAGATGTGCGGTCCAGTCCCACCGTGCGAAAACTGGGCAAACAGGCTCAGGAGATTTTGAACGGCCTGATCGACGAACATCCTGGCACTCCCTGGGCCTATCTGGCGGCCAAAGAGCTGGACAAACCTTTGGGCTGGTCATGGCAGGAAATGAAGCTGAACCTGGATCCCCAGGGAAATCGCGTTCGCAAACCAAACCCACGTTTCGAAGAAGAACAACGTAAGAGAAAAGAGGCGTTGAAGAAACGGGGCGTCAATGGGAACCAGCCACTCAAAATCTGA
- a CDS encoding DUF456 domain-containing protein, producing the protein MSFEWLTDWLPFTFYYLMVLLLFLANLTSWVSILFLVPGNWIMVFLSALFYLFMPGRDEHGISLTVLVIAIALAGLGEVVEALGSSAGAAKKGASRRAMILALLGTFIASVIGATVATPLLPPLGTIGGAIFGGALGAFAGAYLGEVWKGNQEVNRMHISTAAFVGRLLGVVGKLAIGVVILVMLTIDSLF; encoded by the coding sequence ATGTCATTTGAGTGGCTCACAGACTGGCTCCCCTTCACGTTTTACTACCTGATGGTGCTGCTGCTGTTTCTGGCGAACCTGACTTCGTGGGTATCAATCCTGTTTCTGGTCCCCGGTAACTGGATCATGGTATTCCTGTCGGCCCTGTTTTATCTGTTTATGCCGGGCCGGGACGAGCATGGCATTTCGCTGACCGTACTGGTGATTGCCATCGCGCTGGCCGGACTGGGCGAAGTCGTGGAAGCGCTGGGCAGTTCGGCGGGTGCTGCGAAAAAAGGGGCCAGCCGCCGTGCCATGATACTGGCTCTGCTGGGGACGTTCATCGCCAGTGTCATCGGGGCGACCGTCGCGACTCCGCTGCTGCCTCCTTTGGGAACCATCGGCGGTGCAATCTTTGGCGGCGCACTGGGTGCTTTTGCCGGTGCGTATCTGGGTGAAGTCTGGAAAGGCAATCAGGAAGTCAACCGCATGCACATCAGCACCGCGGCGTTTGTAGGTCGCCTGCTGGGTGTCGTCGGCAAACTGGCGATCGGCGTTGTCATCCTGGTGATGCTCACAATCGACTCTCTCTTCTAG
- a CDS encoding DUF1559 domain-containing protein: MNLNTQKRRGFTLIELLVVIAIIAILIALLLPAVQQAREAARRSQCRNNLKQLGLAFHNYHDNFLMMPTGYFQKGGYQTGWVARILPYIDQAPLYNSISSITGEINEITPWRSASIGSRQEFTTPIQVILCPSSELGSTAPTHSTVPAQHGGLHYRGNGGSVDVGLQSGFSTSTHNYTTSGVLYPKSKTRMRDITDGTSNTFLLGELSSGLNGWGNNTGFDDMVTWTWATYVYGGNTGGDGFLMIDTKATQYPIGSSTHSQYGVSWRSAHVGGAHLLFCDGRVQFLSASMNLDTLKGLATRSTGEVLGEY; encoded by the coding sequence ATGAATCTAAACACACAGAAGCGACGTGGCTTTACACTGATCGAACTGCTGGTGGTAATCGCGATTATTGCAATCCTGATCGCCCTCCTGTTGCCTGCAGTACAGCAGGCCAGGGAAGCCGCCCGACGGTCTCAGTGCCGTAACAATCTGAAACAACTGGGACTGGCATTCCATAATTATCATGATAATTTCCTGATGATGCCCACCGGTTACTTTCAAAAGGGTGGATATCAGACTGGCTGGGTCGCCCGGATTCTGCCTTACATTGATCAGGCTCCGCTTTATAACAGCATCTCTTCCATCACAGGCGAGATTAACGAGATCACTCCCTGGCGTTCCGCTTCCATTGGATCGCGTCAGGAGTTTACCACACCCATTCAGGTGATTCTCTGCCCGTCTTCCGAACTGGGTTCAACGGCTCCCACGCACTCCACTGTTCCCGCCCAACATGGCGGGCTGCATTATCGGGGAAATGGCGGTTCGGTAGATGTCGGGCTGCAGTCCGGTTTTTCCACGTCAACTCACAACTACACCACTTCGGGGGTGCTCTATCCCAAATCGAAAACTCGTATGCGAGATATTACCGATGGGACATCCAACACGTTCCTGCTGGGTGAACTCTCTTCGGGTTTGAATGGCTGGGGCAACAACACCGGCTTTGATGACATGGTGACCTGGACCTGGGCCACTTATGTGTACGGTGGTAATACCGGCGGCGATGGCTTCCTGATGATTGATACCAAGGCCACTCAGTACCCGATTGGATCCAGCACACACAGTCAGTATGGTGTTTCCTGGAGAAGTGCCCATGTCGGCGGCGCGCATCTGCTGTTCTGTGACGGACGCGTGCAGTTTCTGTCTGCCAGCATGAACCTGGACACGCTCAAAGGTCTGGCCACTCGCTCGACCGGAGAAGTCCTCGGCGAATATTAA
- a CDS encoding MarR family winged helix-turn-helix transcriptional regulator, whose product MTVDDTISMRLRRAYLTMHRAAQAHFAEFGVTVDQYVLLSVLADAEGIIQTELSERMSSDANTIGAMLRLLEQKQLVRREASETDRRAQRVYLTTIGKRLQKKLVRHSSQIHQTLEAALTPRKKQTLMKGLEEITQALQ is encoded by the coding sequence ATGACCGTTGATGATACGATTTCCATGCGATTAAGACGGGCTTACCTGACGATGCATCGCGCGGCGCAGGCGCACTTTGCTGAATTTGGTGTGACCGTCGATCAATACGTGCTGCTGTCGGTGTTGGCTGATGCAGAAGGCATCATCCAGACCGAGCTTAGCGAACGCATGTCATCCGATGCCAATACGATCGGTGCCATGTTGAGACTGCTGGAACAGAAACAGCTGGTCCGCCGCGAAGCCAGCGAAACAGATCGCCGGGCACAACGCGTCTATTTAACAACCATCGGGAAACGGCTGCAGAAAAAACTGGTCAGGCACTCCAGCCAGATCCATCAGACCCTGGAAGCAGCCCTCACGCCCCGTAAGAAACAGACCCTGATGAAGGGCCTCGAAGAAATCACCCAGGCTCTGCAATAG